The genome window TGCGGCGGGCCATCGCTGCTGCGACTCCTTCACGGATTCTGTTCGGGCAACCTCAGGTTCTGACGCGGACCATTGTGGACCGCCGCACTGACATCGCCGACCTCGACCCGTCCCAAGAGGCGTTCCAGGCCCCGGTCGGGTCGGTTTTTCGACCCGTCGCGCGGGGGATGCGCCCCTCTTTCACGCGAACTTCCGCGGTATGGGAACTTCGCCAGGTGTCCGTGCGCTTGCTTAAAGTGGCAGGTCTCGCAGGAAATCCAGTATCGCGATCGAAGGGACGTACATGCCCATGGGTCACACGGCCACCGCTCAGGCCGGCTCCGGCGGCTTGACAGCGACCGAGCACCGCCTGGCCAACGGCCTGCGCGTGGTGCTCTCCGAGGACCATCTGACCCCGGTCGCCGCGGTCTGCCTCTGGTACGACGTCGGTTCGCGCCACGAGGTCGAGGGGCGCACCGGTCTGGCTCACCTCTTCGAGCACCTGATGTTCCAGGGATCCGGCCAGGTCAAGGGGAACGGCCACTTCGAGCTGGTGCAGGGGGCCGGCGGTTCGCTCAACGGCACCACCAGCTTCGAGCGCACCAACTACTTCGAGACCATGCCCACGCACCAGCTTGAGCTGGCCCTGTGGCTCGAGGCCGACCGCATGGGCTCGCTGCTCGCCGCGCTCGACGAAGAGTCCATGGAGAACCAGCGCGACGTCGTCAAGAACGAGCGCCGCCAGCGCTACGACAACGTCCCGTACGGCACGGCGTTCGAGAAGCTCACGGCGCTGGCCTACCCCGAGGGCCACCCGTACCACCACACCCCGATCGGCTCGATGGCCGACCTGGACGCCGCGACCCTCGAGGACGCCCGCACCTTCTTCCGTACGTACTACGCGCCCAACAACGCGGTGCTCTCGGTCGTCGGCGACATCGACCCCGAGCAGACCCTCGCCTGGATCGAGAAGTACTTCGGCTCCATCCCGTCCCACGACGGCAAGCAGCCGCCGCGCGACGGCGCGCTCCCCGAGATCATCGGCGAGCAGCTGCGCGAGGAAGTGCACGAGGAGGTTCCGGCGCGGGCGCTGATGGCCGCCTACCGGCTGCCGCACGACGGCACCCGCGAGTGCGACGCTGCGGACCTCGCGTTGACCGTGCTCGGCGGCGGCGAGTCGTCGCGGCTGCACAACCGCCTGGTCCGCCGTGACCGTACGGCCGTGGCGGCCGGGTTCGGGCTGCTGCGGCTGGCCGGTGCGCCGTCGCTCGGCTGGCTGGACGTCAAGACGTCCGGCGGCGTCGAGGTGCCGCAGATCGAGACCGCGGTCGACGAGGAGCTCGCCCGGTTCGCCGCCGAGGGCCCCACGGCCGAGGAAATGGAGCGCGCGCAGGCCCAGTTGGAGCGCGAGTGGCTGGACCGGCTCGGCACGGTCGCCGGCCGCGCCGACGAACTGTGCCGGTTCGCCGTGCTGTTCGGCGACCCGCAGCTCGCCCTGACCGCCGTGCAGCGGGTGCTCGACATCACCGCGGAGGAGGTCCAGGCGGCCGCCAAGGCCCAGCTGCGCCCCGACAACCGCGCGGTGCTGGTCTACGAGCCGGTCGAATCGACCGAGCCCGCGGACGCAGCGGACACCGACGAGACCGACGCCGACGACACCGACGCGCACGAAGGAGCGGACAAGTGACCGACGCTGCCGCGACTGGAGTTTCGATGCAGTACCACCCGCAGCCGGCCCCCGGCGTCGCCCGCCCCTGGGCTTTCCCCGCGCCGGAGCGCGGCGCCCTGCCCAACGGCCTCACGGTCCTGCGCTGCCACCGCCCCGGTCAGCAGGTCGTGGCGGTCGAGATCTTCATCGACGCCCCGCTGGACGCCGAGCCCGAGGGCCTCGACGGTGTGGCCACGATCATGTCGCGGGCGCTGTCGGAGGGCACGGACAAGCACACCGCGGAGGAGTTCGCCGCCGAGCTGGAGCGCTGCGGCGCCACCCTCGACGCGCACGCCGACCACCCCGGACTCCGGGTCTCCCTGGAGGTCCCGGCCTCCCGGCTGGCCAAGGCGCTCGCGCTGGTCGCCGAGGCGCTGCGGGCGCCCGCCTTCGCCGACAGCGAGATCGAGCGGCTGGTGCGCAACCGGCTCGACGAGATCCCGCACGAGCAGGCCAACCCGGCCCGGCGCGCCGCCAAGCAGCTCTCCAAGGAGCTCTTCCCGGCCGCGGCGCGCATGTCGCGCCCGCGCCAGGGCACCGAGGAGACGGTGGAGCGGATCGACTCGGCGGCCGTGCGTGCCTTCTTCGACGCCCACGTCCGGCCGTCCGCGGCGACCGCCGTGGTCGTGGGAGACCTCACCGGCATCGACCTGGACGCCCTGCTCGCCGACACCCTCGGCGACTGGTCGGGAGAGGCCGCCGAGCCCCGTCCCGCCCCGCCGATCACCGCCGACGACACCGGGCGGGTGGTGATCGTCGACCGTCCGGGCGCGGTGCAGACGCAGCTGCTGATCGGCCGGATCGGCGCCGACCGGCATGACAGCGTGTGGCCGGCCCAGGTGCTCGGCACGTACTGCCTGGGTGGCACGCTCACTTCCCGTCTCGACCGTGTGCTGCGCGAGGAGAAGGGCTACACGTACGGCGTCCGGGCCTTCGCCCAGGTGCTGCGGTCGTCGGCCCCGGACTCCGCCTCGGGCGCGACCGGCGCCGCGATGCTGGCCATCAGCGGCTCCGTGGACACGGAGTCCACCGAACCGGCGCTCAAGGACCTGTGGACGGTCCTGCGGACGCTGGCGGCCGAGGGCCTGACCGACGAGGAGCGCGAGACGGCCGTGCAGAACCTCGTTGGTGTCGCACCCCTGAAGTTCGAGACGGCGGCCTCCGTCGCGGGCACCCTCGCCGACCAGGTGGAGCAGCACCTCCCCGACGACTATCAGGCGCACCTGTACGCCCGGCTCGCGGAGACCGGCACGGTCGAGGCGACCGCGGCGGTCGTCAACGCCTTCCCGGGTGACCGGCTGGTCACGATCCTCGTCGGCGACGCGGCACGGATCGAGGAGCCCGTCCGGGCTCTGGGCATCGGAGAAGTGTCGGTGGTCACCGGCTGACGACCGCCCGCCGGACCGACCGCCCCGCCGTGGCCGTCCGCCTGGTCGGCCGCCCAGCCGTGGCCGTCCTGTCGGACAGCCAGTCCGGATATCCGGTATATCGCCACATATCGAGACAAGGGAAGGACTCGGCGAGCGATATCTCGCCGGAGCCTTCCCTTTTGTCCGTTCTGATGGGGAGGTTGCCTGTCCGCCCTGTGGGATGCGCTACAAAACGTCCTGTCCGTTTGGTGAATGAAAGCGACCCCGCTTAGCGTCGGCTCGACTGCCCGTCACTCGTATGCCGCATCCGCGACGTACCGGACAGTCATCGCCGAGTCCCCGTCAGGCGCGAGCCCGGGGAGCCGGGGACCCATGTAGTCCCTGGGGTGAATCGGATGCCTGAGCCTCGATGGGGCCGGGGCGTCCGTAGGAGACCTTCCTGCTCCGAACCCGTCAGCTAACCCGGTAGGCGAGAAGGAAGGAAAGGATCAGCCACTTCATGGCGTTCACCCGTGCCACCGGGAAGCACCGTGCCCCGAGCCGACTGACGCGCAGGAGCGCGAATGTCGTCGGCGTCGCGGCTCTGGCCACCACCGGCGTCATCGGCGGCATGGCCGCTCCGGCCCTCGCCGCCGACTCCGAGGCCCTCTCCGCCAGCGACACCGGCCTCAACCAGGTCATCGCCATCGACAAGACCCTCGCCGACCGGATCGACGCCCAGGCCGACGCGCAGCAGCACCAGGCCGACGTCGCGGCGAAGGCGAAGGCGGAGGCCCAGCGGAAGGCCGAGGCCAAGAAGAAGGCCGAGGCGAAGGCCAAGGCCGAGGCCGACGCGAAGCGCGCCGCCGAGGCCCGTGCCGAGAAAGCGCGTGCCGCCCGGTCCGCCGAGCGCACCCGGCTGGGCTCCTTCCAGCTCCCGGTCGCCGGTTCGTACGTCACCACCGGTTACAAGTCCAGCGGCTCGCTCTGGTCCTCCGGCAGCCACTCGGGCATCGACTTCCACGCCGCGTCCGGCAGCTCCGTCGTCGCCGTCGGCGCCGGTACGGTCGTCGAGGCCGGCTGGGGCGGCGCGTACGGCAACAACATCGTGCTCCGGATGACGGACGGCACGTACACGCAGTACGGACACCTCTCCTCGATCGGCGTCTCCGTCGGCCAGGGCGTCGGCGCGGGCCAGCAGATCGGCCTCTCCGGCTCGACCGGCAACTCCACCGGGCCGCACCTCCACTTCGAGGCCCGGAC of Streptomyces sp. NBC_01363 contains these proteins:
- a CDS encoding pitrilysin family protein, with amino-acid sequence MPMGHTATAQAGSGGLTATEHRLANGLRVVLSEDHLTPVAAVCLWYDVGSRHEVEGRTGLAHLFEHLMFQGSGQVKGNGHFELVQGAGGSLNGTTSFERTNYFETMPTHQLELALWLEADRMGSLLAALDEESMENQRDVVKNERRQRYDNVPYGTAFEKLTALAYPEGHPYHHTPIGSMADLDAATLEDARTFFRTYYAPNNAVLSVVGDIDPEQTLAWIEKYFGSIPSHDGKQPPRDGALPEIIGEQLREEVHEEVPARALMAAYRLPHDGTRECDAADLALTVLGGGESSRLHNRLVRRDRTAVAAGFGLLRLAGAPSLGWLDVKTSGGVEVPQIETAVDEELARFAAEGPTAEEMERAQAQLEREWLDRLGTVAGRADELCRFAVLFGDPQLALTAVQRVLDITAEEVQAAAKAQLRPDNRAVLVYEPVESTEPADAADTDETDADDTDAHEGADK
- a CDS encoding pitrilysin family protein, yielding MQYHPQPAPGVARPWAFPAPERGALPNGLTVLRCHRPGQQVVAVEIFIDAPLDAEPEGLDGVATIMSRALSEGTDKHTAEEFAAELERCGATLDAHADHPGLRVSLEVPASRLAKALALVAEALRAPAFADSEIERLVRNRLDEIPHEQANPARRAAKQLSKELFPAAARMSRPRQGTEETVERIDSAAVRAFFDAHVRPSAATAVVVGDLTGIDLDALLADTLGDWSGEAAEPRPAPPITADDTGRVVIVDRPGAVQTQLLIGRIGADRHDSVWPAQVLGTYCLGGTLTSRLDRVLREEKGYTYGVRAFAQVLRSSAPDSASGATGAAMLAISGSVDTESTEPALKDLWTVLRTLAAEGLTDEERETAVQNLVGVAPLKFETAASVAGTLADQVEQHLPDDYQAHLYARLAETGTVEATAAVVNAFPGDRLVTILVGDAARIEEPVRALGIGEVSVVTG
- a CDS encoding M23 family metallopeptidase — protein: MAFTRATGKHRAPSRLTRRSANVVGVAALATTGVIGGMAAPALAADSEALSASDTGLNQVIAIDKTLADRIDAQADAQQHQADVAAKAKAEAQRKAEAKKKAEAKAKAEADAKRAAEARAEKARAARSAERTRLGSFQLPVAGSYVTTGYKSSGSLWSSGSHSGIDFHAASGSSVVAVGAGTVVEAGWGGAYGNNIVLRMTDGTYTQYGHLSSIGVSVGQGVGAGQQIGLSGSTGNSTGPHLHFEARTTPSYGSDMDPVAYLRAHGVSV